The Salirhabdus salicampi DNA segment AAACAATTTGGACACGTGCTCGACTGTCTCTTCAGTAATAATTGGTTCACCATTTTCCCCGTAAAACACTGGGATTGGTAGTCCCCATACGCGTTGACGAGAAATACACCAATCTTCGCGATCTTTCACCATATTGTAAAGCCGTGTTTCTCCCCATTCAGGAATCCAGTTTACGTTACGAATTTCTTCCAAGATTGTTTCTCTAAAGTCCTTAATAGAAGCGAACCATTGTGATGTAGCACGGAAGATTGTTGGCTTCTTTGTTCTCCAGTCGTGTGGGTAAGAGTGCGTAATAAATTCAAGTTTTAATAACGCCCCAACTGATTCCAGCTTTTCTGTAATTTCTTTATTTGCTTTATCATAAAATTGACCTTCAAAACCAGGTGCTTCAGCTGTAAATTTCCCTTTTTCATCTACAGGGCAAAGCACTCCTAAATCATACTCTTTCCCAACCCAGAAATCGTCCTCACCGTGACCTGGTGCAGTATGAACACAACCAGTACCTGCTTCGGTTGTTACGTGTTCTCCAAGGATAACGAGAGACTCCCGGTCATAAAATGGATGGGATGCCACTACCCTTTCTAATTCGGACCCTTTATATGTTTTCTCTACTGTCTTCTCATCCCATTCTAATACAGATGATACTTGCTCTACTAAATCAGCTGCTACGATAAACTTTTCGCCCTTCACGTTGACAACAGCATACTCAAGTGCCGGATGGACAGCAATGGCAAGGTTTGCAGGAATTGTCCATGGTGTTGTCGTCCAAATGATAAACTTCTCGTCTCCAGTTAATACACCCTTTCCATCCTTTACATCAAACGCGACATAGATAGATGGGGAACGTTTATCTTTATATTCAATTTCTGCTTCCGCTAGGGCTGATTCAGATGAAGGAGACCAATAAACAGGCTTTAAGCCTTTGTAAATATAGCCCCTATTCGCCATTTCTCCAAACACTTTAATTTGAGCAGCTTCATAATCTTTCGTAAGGGTAATGTAAGGATTATCCCAATCTCCTCTAACCCCTAATTGTTTAAATTGTTCTCTTTGGTTGTCAATTTGTTCCAGTGCATATTCTTTACAAAGTTCACGAAACTCAGCAACTGACAGGCTTTTACGATCAATTTTCTTTTTCTTCGTCAGGGCCACCTCGATTGGTAGTCCATGTGTATCCCATCCAGGAACATATGGTGCGTGATAGCCAGACATTGATTTGTAACGTACAATAAAATCTTTCAATACCTTATTCAAAGCATGACCCATGTGCAAATCACCATTGGCATATGGAGGGCCATCATGCAATACGAATAACGGGCGCCCTTCTGTACGTGTTTGGACTTTTTCATAAATATTTTCCTGTTCCCATTTTTGTTGCATTTCTGGTTCACGCTTTGGTAAATTACCTCGCATTGGAAATTCAGTTTTTGGCATTAGTAATGTTTCTTTATATCCCATTCTGTTTATCCTCCTTTAATTCCGTAAATCAAAAAAGCCTTCTCATCCCTGGAAAGGGACGAGAAGGCCTCGCGGTACCACCCTAATTGATTGGCTGTTTAAAGCCAATCCACTTAAGTAAGCTGTAACGTTAGCTAACGTTCATATCTACTAATGAATTCGATATGAAAACTCAAGGGTGATGTTCCAAAGAATCTCATATAGTCGGGCTTCCACCATCCCCGATTCGCTATATATGACGAATTTCTTTGTACTGTCCCTGTCATAGTCTTTATTTTATAAATACGATTCTATTATGCTTTAGCATTATATGTAAAAATAATGCCGACGTCAAGAAGGATTTAATAATTTTCTTCAGAACTTTCCGTTTCCCCAATTTCTACTTTAAATAATTCATCCCAATCTTCATTTTCAATTAGATCAAGTTGTGCTTCGACAATCATTTTCATTCGGGTGCGGAATACTTTAGCTTGTTTCTTTAACTCTTCGACTTCAACAGCGACCCGACGTGATTTTGACAATGCTTCATTTATAATTCGATCAGCGTTTTTCTCTGCTTCTTTTATAATTAGTTTCGCTTCTTTATTCGCATTGCCTTTCACTTCTTCAGCGGTTTCTTGGGCAACTAAAATTGATTTATTTAAAGTCTCTTCAATGTTGTTAAAGTGACCAATTCTTTCTTCTAATTCCGCCACTTTCTCTTCAAGTGATTTTTTATCACGAATCATTTTTTCGTAATCTTTTATCACTTGATCTAAAAATTCATTTACTTCGTCTTCATCATACCCTCTAAACGTTCGGGTGAATTCTTTATTATGAATGTCGAGTGGTGTCAAAGGCATGAAAATACCCCCTTAGCTGTACATTTTATTTTATAATATATTTCGACAGATGATTGCACGAGTCCTGCAAATTATATCATATTATTTTAAAGTTGCCGTCGTAATTCGCCATTTTTCTTTTTTCGTCTTACCTTCAATAGCTATTAACTTGCTTCTGCCTTTTTTTCGAAATGAGATCATATCTCCTTGTTCTACTTGAAAAGACGGGTCTTCTACTACGCGGAAATTCACTTTCACAGCCCCTTTAACAATGCCTTCAGATGCTTTTTGTCTGGAAATTTGATAAACCTCTTTTAAAACTGCATCCAATCTTAATGAAGATACAGTTCCACTTCGTTCATGCCATTGGTTTTCCGGGACGATGATGGAATTTACATGTTTATCTGTGAAAGAAAGATTCGCATGTTTAATACTTGTTAAATTCATTTTCAAATAAATAGCTAATTCCTCGTCAGCCACAATTTGAATGATGTCATCTACGATAATTAAATCACCGAACTTTTTCCGCTTTATACCTAAGGACATTAAAGCCCCTAAAACATCACGATGGTCTAATTGAATAAATTTCTTAGGGAATTTCGCCTCTAATAGAATTAGTTGGAAACGGGAATCCTGTACTTCTTCATAAAAAGGGGCTAAGAAGGCCCTTTGACGCTCTGCACCTTCATAGCCACCAAAAAATTTTAATATGAGGTCTGGATGGTTTCCAATAATTGTTCGCATAATGTGCTGTTCTCGCGGGTCAAGAAAATCCGTCAATTTCGGTATATAGGAACGCTCGACTTCCTCTTTCCAAGATAGAACCGTATCAATGAACGGCTGCTCGTCCTTGCGAAAATGTTGGTATAAATCCACAATATCTTCTCCATTCAAACTTAAATGAGCATTCTAAACAGTTCACCTAAACCAATCATCGCTAAGCGTAGTGTAATAATAGCCACAATTGGAGAGAAATCAATCATACCGAGAGGAGGGATAATTTTGCGGAACGGTTCTAAGTATGGTTCCACAATTTTAGCTAAAAACTGTCCTATCGCTGACTCCCTTGCTCCAGGGAACCATGACAATAAAATATAAGCGATTATGGCAAATGAATAAAAATAAAGTAATGTATGTACAATGTTAAACAACTGAATCATCATATTACCTACCACCTTTGCTCTTGCTCATCTCGTTCTTCAAATTCTGAGATGGCGCCAGAAACATCAACATTGTCGGGAACACATAAAAACGTTTGTTCCCCAAGTTTTTGTATATTTCCATTAATAGCATAAACTGTTCCACTTAAAAAATCTACTATACGCTTTGCTTGCTCATGATTTACTCTTTGTAAATTAATGACGATTCCTTTTCGGTTCTTTAAATGATCAGCAATTTCCTGAGCCTCGTTATAGGATTTCGGTTCACACAAAACTAACTTCGATGTAGATTGCATGGCTGTCAGGCTCACCACATTATGTTGGTCTTGTTTTTTTGGTTTTGGTGCCTCTTTTTCTTCTTCTACCTCCTCTTCAAAATATTCATATTCATCTTCAAAAGCAAAAAAAGATTTTATTTTATTTTTTATACTCATTCGTTTCCCCCCTTGTTTCGCTCATCACCTACAAGCTTTGAACCAATTCGAATGTGGGTCGCCCCTTCTTCTATCGCAATGTCAAAATCGTTGCTCATTCCCATGGACAAATACTCACATGGAGCATAATCCAACTTCAAACTTTGAATATGGTCCCGCAAATTACGTAACGATTGGAAACAATTTCGTAATATTGATTCATCATTGACAAGTGGTGCCATCGTCATCAATCCAACGACATTTATGTTGTTGTATTGGTGTAAATCTTTCACAAATTGTTCCACTTTTTCAGGATCGATGCCATGTTTTGATTCTTCGCCACTTACATTAACTTGAACAAAACATGGCATCGGCTTCTCTGTTCGTTTATGTATTTCTTTCGCTAATGATAACCTGTCCAATGAATGAATATAATCTACTTTATCAATCACATTTTTTACTTTTCGAGACTGGAGGGTGCCAATAAAATGCCACGTTGCTTGTGCGCCAATGTGTTCATACTTTTGTTCTATTCCTTCTTGACGATTTTCCCCAAGATTGAAAATACCAGCTTCTACTGCTTCTTTTGCACGAGCAACAGAAACATATTTCGTAACAGCAACAATCGTGATTTCTTCAGGATTGCGATTTGATCGGTTGCAGGCATCTTTTATTCTTTGCTTAATATAATCTGCGTTCTCTTTTACAGTGACCATTCGTTGAACTCCTTTCTACTGCAATCTTATATATGCCATCATTCTGCCAGTCTTTCCCTGATCGCGACGATGGGAGTAAAATAAGTGTTTATGTTCATAAGTACAAAAACTTGTCATTTGAATTTGGTTTTCACGTAATCCTTCTGTAATAAAGATGGATTTGTGAAGGCCTTTTAAGTCTAACAGCCAATGTGTATCATCCACCTTGCTTACAACGGGTTCTTGCCAATAGCGTTTCGGAATATGACTCATTACATGTTCATCTACTTCATAGTAACGTTTTCCAATCGAAGGTCCAATTACAATTTGGATATCCTCAATAGAAACCCCTTGTTGCTGTAGCAATTCAATGACTTTTCGACCTATTCCGTTCACAGTCCCACGCCAACCTGCATGGGCTAAGCCAATCCAACCAAAACTCGGAGCAGCAAAAAATAACGGAACACAATCAGCATATAAACACGTTAATAACTTCCCTTTCACATTTGTAATAAAACCATCGTATTGTGCAGTGGAAGGAAGTGATGTATCACTTGTCACGTTTAATACGTCAGTTCCATGAACTTGCGTTGCTCCAACCCAATCACTTGTTGGTGTTGCGAGGAGGTCAGCTACAATAAACCGATTATGTTCGACATGATTCCGATCATCGTTCACGTGAAACCCTAAATTTAATTCGTCGAATGGAGAAGGACTGACTCCACCATTCCTCGTTGTCATACCTCCTATAATGCCATACTGTTTCCAGGCATTAATCGATAATAAACTAGGTGCTTCACATTTTTGAAATGGCTCTTGCATATCAAAACCTCCATAAGGAATTCTAACTTATTTTATCATATTTTTTTATTCATTTCTGCCTATTCATCAACAGAATGTGTGAGTTGAGGTCGCTCTGTCTTCACTAAAATAACATCACGGCCAATAGTGACAATATTATGCCATGGTATGACAAGTTCATCTTCCTTTCCAAACAACCCAAAAACTTTCCCTTTTAAAGAGATAACAAGGGCTAAAACGTAACCTCTGTCTACATCAATTTCTAAATCAGTAATGTATCCTAATTTTTTACCGTCTTCAACAGCAATGATATCTTTTACTTGTAATTCCGAAATGGTCATATAGCTCACCTACCTTATTATAAATATATGCAAAGATTACACTTCTTGAAGTAAAAAATAAAAAGCTTTAGCCATTGGCTAAAGCTTATTGGTGAATATTTTTATTCATTTGTTGAATAGCTGCTTTTTCAAGGCGCGATACTTGAGCTTGGGAAATACCAATTTCCTCTGCTACTTCCATTTGCGTTTTCCCTTGGAAGAATCGTTTGTTTAAAATCATCTTTTCCCGTTCGTTTAACCTACGCATTCCTTCTTTTAGTGCGATTTCATCAATCCAGATGGTATCTTTATTTTTATCATCTTTCAGTTGATCCATGACAAAGATAGGATCGCCCCCATCATTGTAAATCGGTTCAAATAAAGAGACGGGATCTTGAATAGCATCCAGCGCGAATACTACATCTGAATGGGGTACGCCCATTTCCTCTGCAATTTCCATCGGAGTAGGATCTTTCGATGTTTTGCTCATCAATCTCTCTCTAACTTGTAATGCCTTATACGCAATATCACGCAATGACCTTGAAACCCGTATTGGATTATTATCACGTAAATAACGACGAATTTCCCCAATAATCATTGGGACTGCATACGTTGAAAACTTTACATTTTGACTTAAATCAAAATTGTCGATTGATTTCATAAGACCAATGCATCCTACTTGAAATAAATCATCCACATATTCGCCGCGATGATGAAACCTTTGAATGACACTTAAGACTAAACGTAAGTTTCCATTCACAAGTTCTTCCCGGGCTGATTGATCACCTTCTTGCATTCGTTTGAACAATTTTCGCATTTCTTCATTTTTCAATACTGGTAACTTTGATGTATCGACACCGCAAATTTCTACCTTATGTCGTGTCAATCTAAAACCCCTCCTAAAGTGGAGCTAGTGTCACAAAACAGTTTCTCCACTGGAGGGAATTTTATGCAGGAATTACCTTATTCAAATGTTAGAAAACTTTCTAAACATTACACCATTTTATTAAATTCTTTTTGTAATCGCTTTATAATCTTTTTTTCCAGACGGGAAATATATGATTGGGAAATGCCTAACATATCGGCTACATCTTTCTGGGTTTTTTCTTCATTACCAACTAACCCAAAACGTAATTCCATAATTTGTTTTTCTCGGTCATTTAGACTTGATAAAGCTTTTTTTAATAATGACTTATCAACATTCGCTTCTAAGTCCCTTGTAATAATATCCTCGTCGGTACCTAAGACATCAGATAACAAAAGTTCATTCCCGTCCCAATCGACATTTAATGGTTCATCAAAAGAAACTTCTGAACGAATTTTATTATTTCTTCTTAGATACATTAATATTTCATTTTCAATACACCGAGAGGCATATGTTGCAAGTTTAATCTTTTTCTCAGGATTAAATGTATTTACAGCTTTAATAAGGCCAATTGTACCAATACTTATTAAATCTTCTATGTTTACTCCTGTATTTTCAAATTTTCGAGCTATATATACTACGAGCCGTAAATTCCGTTCAATTAACACTGAACGGGCTGCTCTGTCTCCATTTGGCAATTTATCTAGTAAATCCTTTTCCTCTTCCTTTGATAACGGAGGCGGTAATGCTTCACTTCCACCGATATAATAAATTTCATCCGACTTAAGCCCAAGTTTGAACAAAATTTTGTACCAAATTAATTGAATTTTCAGTCTCCATTTTTTCATAATGGCCCAATCTCCCCTTCTTTAAGTAAGTTGTAGGTTTTGCGACTGCATCATTTTTGGGTGTAATAAGCAATGATAGCTCCCATCTGCTGATAATTCTCCAAATTGAATACCGATATAAACTTTTTCGATTGCATATTTTACACCTTTATATTCAATTGTGATTTGATCTGGCTTCAACACGAGGATGAAATTTCGCTTTCCGCTAACTCCTTGATACGGAATGATTCGAATTTTGCTTTGCCAATAATCAGATAAATGTTCAAACGTCCAATCATCTTGACATTGACGTAACATTTCCCTGTCCTCATCAGGGAGCCATTGCTGTAATGCCACTTCATCACAAATAATTACAGGACGCTTGGAAAAGGGGTCTACAAGGCTGTTTCCGCTATCAAAGAAACCTACTGTTTCTGTAAGCTTCCCATCCATCGCAATTTGTACTGGACACATTTCGGTGTAACGCATTTGATCAAAGCCAAGCTGATCAATACGGCGTCGTGTAAACCACCAAACGATCGGAAAGCAGGTTATGACAAATATCCAACTCACCATATCCCCAAACCCTGTTTCATACGTGACAAAGAACCCATCTACTGCTTGGAACTGCTCTCCTATTAAAAAGTAGACTCCGAATAAGCCACCACCAATCGTAAAGGAGACGAAATAAAAGGTAAAAAACTGTCTTAAGAAACGTTTAACGTTATGAAAACCGAATGCACTAAATAAAATGAGAACAGAATACATGATTTTCCCAGGAAAAGATGTAATAAAATGCCCGGGAAATAGTACGGTAATCGGTACGAGACAGGAAGCTACCACTGATCCAAAGATAAGCCGATAACGGCTTGTTTCGGCTCTGGATAGCCAATGTACAAGTTGTAAAATCATCCAATCAATAAAAAAATTTAATAACCATACAGCATCTAAGTAAATTGCCACAGCCTTCCGCCTTTCTTGGACAACTTCACTCTATATCGGTAAGTATAAAAAACTCCATCTGAAAAGTCTGTCATATTCTGTTCTCTAGCAACGGCTAATTTTCGTTCATTTTGTCAAATAAAAAAAGGAGTAAGCGTTAAGCTTACTCCTTCAATTAATCTACTATCTACGATTTCTGTTACGTAAGAAGGTTGGAATATCCAATGTTTCTTCTTCAAACGTATCGTTTTTTCTTCCTACAGATGAAACAGGCCGCTCTGTTTGCCCTCTCCCTTTGTTCATGTTGGAAGGACGTGTCGGTTTCG contains these protein-coding regions:
- a CDS encoding cell division protein SepF, encoding MSIKNKIKSFFAFEDEYEYFEEEVEEEKEAPKPKKQDQHNVVSLTAMQSTSKLVLCEPKSYNEAQEIADHLKNRKGIVINLQRVNHEQAKRIVDFLSGTVYAINGNIQKLGEQTFLCVPDNVDVSGAISEFEERDEQEQRW
- the spoIIGA gene encoding sigma-E processing peptidase SpoIIGA — encoded protein: MAIYLDAVWLLNFFIDWMILQLVHWLSRAETSRYRLIFGSVVASCLVPITVLFPGHFITSFPGKIMYSVLILFSAFGFHNVKRFLRQFFTFYFVSFTIGGGLFGVYFLIGEQFQAVDGFFVTYETGFGDMVSWIFVITCFPIVWWFTRRRIDQLGFDQMRYTEMCPVQIAMDGKLTETVGFFDSGNSLVDPFSKRPVIICDEVALQQWLPDEDREMLRQCQDDWTFEHLSDYWQSKIRIIPYQGVSGKRNFILVLKPDQITIEYKGVKYAIEKVYIGIQFGELSADGSYHCLLHPKMMQSQNLQLT
- a CDS encoding RNA-binding protein; translated protein: MDLYQHFRKDEQPFIDTVLSWKEEVERSYIPKLTDFLDPREQHIMRTIIGNHPDLILKFFGGYEGAERQRAFLAPFYEEVQDSRFQLILLEAKFPKKFIQLDHRDVLGALMSLGIKRKKFGDLIIVDDIIQIVADEELAIYLKMNLTSIKHANLSFTDKHVNSIIVPENQWHERSGTVSSLRLDAVLKEVYQISRQKASEGIVKGAVKVNFRVVEDPSFQVEQGDMISFRKKGRSKLIAIEGKTKKEKWRITTATLK
- a CDS encoding YlmC/YmxH family sporulation protein — protein: MTISELQVKDIIAVEDGKKLGYITDLEIDVDRGYVLALVISLKGKVFGLFGKEDELVIPWHNIVTIGRDVILVKTERPQLTHSVDE
- the sigE gene encoding RNA polymerase sporulation sigma factor SigE, with the protein product MKKWRLKIQLIWYKILFKLGLKSDEIYYIGGSEALPPPLSKEEEKDLLDKLPNGDRAARSVLIERNLRLVVYIARKFENTGVNIEDLISIGTIGLIKAVNTFNPEKKIKLATYASRCIENEILMYLRRNNKIRSEVSFDEPLNVDWDGNELLLSDVLGTDEDIITRDLEANVDKSLLKKALSSLNDREKQIMELRFGLVGNEEKTQKDVADMLGISQSYISRLEKKIIKRLQKEFNKMV
- the sigG gene encoding RNA polymerase sporulation sigma factor SigG, yielding MTRHKVEICGVDTSKLPVLKNEEMRKLFKRMQEGDQSAREELVNGNLRLVLSVIQRFHHRGEYVDDLFQVGCIGLMKSIDNFDLSQNVKFSTYAVPMIIGEIRRYLRDNNPIRVSRSLRDIAYKALQVRERLMSKTSKDPTPMEIAEEMGVPHSDVVFALDAIQDPVSLFEPIYNDGGDPIFVMDQLKDDKNKDTIWIDEIALKEGMRRLNEREKMILNKRFFQGKTQMEVAEEIGISQAQVSRLEKAAIQQMNKNIHQ
- a CDS encoding DivIVA domain-containing protein, with translation MPLTPLDIHNKEFTRTFRGYDEDEVNEFLDQVIKDYEKMIRDKKSLEEKVAELEERIGHFNNIEETLNKSILVAQETAEEVKGNANKEAKLIIKEAEKNADRIINEALSKSRRVAVEVEELKKQAKVFRTRMKMIVEAQLDLIENEDWDELFKVEIGETESSEENY
- a CDS encoding YggS family pyridoxal phosphate-dependent enzyme — translated: MVTVKENADYIKQRIKDACNRSNRNPEEITIVAVTKYVSVARAKEAVEAGIFNLGENRQEGIEQKYEHIGAQATWHFIGTLQSRKVKNVIDKVDYIHSLDRLSLAKEIHKRTEKPMPCFVQVNVSGEESKHGIDPEKVEQFVKDLHQYNNINVVGLMTMAPLVNDESILRNCFQSLRNLRDHIQSLKLDYAPCEYLSMGMSNDFDIAIEEGATHIRIGSKLVGDERNKGGNE
- a CDS encoding YggT family protein; the encoded protein is MIQLFNIVHTLLYFYSFAIIAYILLSWFPGARESAIGQFLAKIVEPYLEPFRKIIPPLGMIDFSPIVAIITLRLAMIGLGELFRMLI
- the pgeF gene encoding peptidoglycan editing factor PgeF, translated to MQEPFQKCEAPSLLSINAWKQYGIIGGMTTRNGGVSPSPFDELNLGFHVNDDRNHVEHNRFIVADLLATPTSDWVGATQVHGTDVLNVTSDTSLPSTAQYDGFITNVKGKLLTCLYADCVPLFFAAPSFGWIGLAHAGWRGTVNGIGRKVIELLQQQGVSIEDIQIVIGPSIGKRYYEVDEHVMSHIPKRYWQEPVVSKVDDTHWLLDLKGLHKSIFITEGLRENQIQMTSFCTYEHKHLFYSHRRDQGKTGRMMAYIRLQ
- the ileS gene encoding isoleucine--tRNA ligase — its product is MGYKETLLMPKTEFPMRGNLPKREPEMQQKWEQENIYEKVQTRTEGRPLFVLHDGPPYANGDLHMGHALNKVLKDFIVRYKSMSGYHAPYVPGWDTHGLPIEVALTKKKKIDRKSLSVAEFRELCKEYALEQIDNQREQFKQLGVRGDWDNPYITLTKDYEAAQIKVFGEMANRGYIYKGLKPVYWSPSSESALAEAEIEYKDKRSPSIYVAFDVKDGKGVLTGDEKFIIWTTTPWTIPANLAIAVHPALEYAVVNVKGEKFIVAADLVEQVSSVLEWDEKTVEKTYKGSELERVVASHPFYDRESLVILGEHVTTEAGTGCVHTAPGHGEDDFWVGKEYDLGVLCPVDEKGKFTAEAPGFEGQFYDKANKEITEKLESVGALLKLEFITHSYPHDWRTKKPTIFRATSQWFASIKDFRETILEEIRNVNWIPEWGETRLYNMVKDREDWCISRQRVWGLPIPVFYGENGEPIITEETVEHVSKLFREHGSNIWFEKEAKELLPEGFTHPSSPNGKFTKETDIMDVWFDSGSSHQGVLVERPELQRPADMYLEGSDQYRGWFNSSLSTSVAVTGKAPYKSVLSHGFVNDGEGRKMSKSIGNVIVPSKIMKQFGGDILRLWVASVDYQSDVRISDDILKQVAEVYRKVRNTFRFLLGNLHDFDPNTDSVSEENLEEVDRYMLARLQQLTSKVRNAYDTYEFSVIYHSVHNFCTIDLSSFYLDFAKDILYIEAKDDKRRRSIQTVYYEMLTSLTKLLSPILSHTTDEVWSYIPGVEEESVQLTDMPEPKTVKDADELLVKWNHFMAVRDDVLKALEEARNEKVIGKSLESRVIVVPKDKKTAQLLNEFTHLHQYFIVSAVEVAENHAEAKEYEHVDVFVEKHPGEKCQRCWVVSDTVGEQHEELCNRCASIVETHYA